From Solanum lycopersicum chromosome 8, SLM_r2.1, the proteins below share one genomic window:
- the LOC101266436 gene encoding potassium channel KAT3: MSFSYAKFSGFFSSDLLPSLGTKTNHETKLRKYIISPLDLRYRAWEMFLLLLVIYTAWITPFEFAFLIYKIDALVIFDNIVNCFFAIDIFLNFFMAYLDKESYILVDDPKKIAIRYLSTWFIFDVCSTVPFHDFLFIDHKEGGVGFKLLSMLRLWRLRRVSALFARLEKDIRFNYFWTRYAKLISVTLFAVHCAGCFNYVIADRYPDTKRTWIGAANPNFKEDSLWDRYITSLYWSIVTLTTTGYGDLHAENTREMLFDIFYMLFNLGLTSYIIGNMTNLVVHWTGYTRNFRDNVEAAQEFAKRNQLSPRIQDQVLSHICLKFKTESLQQKETMNVLPKAIRSSIAHYLFLPVVQNVSLFRGVSRDLLFQLVPEMEAEYYPPKEDVILQNESQTDFYIVVSGALDLLVDIDGREQIIGKAVAGESFGEIGVLLGRPQPYAVRTTEISQILCLSRKTFLNILRDNQEDERIIMRNLVQNLQGFGGFDNMDEESDPSSHVSKQDTPTNPSDLISINIQTLEARTKRQVENEGESCGHKRQTVLDHSVVPKGHIEMAPSLPERRWEEDQLDTGRVGNKSIHEVPFCSNSGNRSQTGAKGGKSIKKRVTIHMRNNINSLQEQNGKLIILPDTLEELFRMAGQRFGEYNLKKVVNAEDVEIDEIDVIRDGDHLFFLSTDCSCVETSTM, from the exons atgtcattttcttatgccaaattctctggTTTCTTCTCTAGTGATCTCCTTCCTTCTCTTGGAACCAAAACCAACCATGAAACAAAGCTTCGAAAATATATCATTTCCCCTTTGGATCTTCGTTACAG GGCTTGGGAGATGTTTCTACTATTACTTGTCATCTACACGGCGTGGATTACACCTTTCGAGTTTGCATTTCTGATATACAAAATAGATGCCTTGGTCATCTTTGACAACATTGTCAACTGCTTCTTTGCTATTGACATTTTCCTTAACTTCTTCATGGCTTATCTTGATAAAGAATCTTATATTCTTGTTGATGATCCTAAAAAGATAGCAATAAG GTACTTATCAACCTGGTTCATATTTGATGTTTGTTCCACTGTACCATTTcatgatttcctttttattgaTCACAAAGAGGGCGGCGTTGGATTTAAGTTGCTCAGTATGCTCAGACTTTGGCGTCTTAGAAGAGTCAGTGCCCTGTTTGCAAG GCTTGAGAAGGACATCCGTTTTAACTATTTCTGGACACGATATGCAAAACTGATATCT GTAACTTTGTTTGCTGTGCATTGTGCTGGATGTTTTAACTATGTGATTGCAGATAGATATCCTGATACTAAAAGAACATGGATTGGTGCAGCAAATCCCAATTTCAAAGAAGATAGCCTGTGGGATAGATATATAACTTCATTATATTGGTCTATTGTGACACTAACAACAACTGGTTATGGAGATTTACACGCTGAGAACACAAGAGAAATGCTCTTTGACATATTTTACATGTTGTTCAACTTGGGATTGACATCTTACATCATTGGTAATATGACAAATCTTGTAGTTCACTGGACCGGCTACACAAGAAACTTC AGGGATAATGTAGAAGCAGCTCAAGAATTTGCTAAAAGGAATCAGTTGTCACCAAGGATACAAGATCAGGTTTTGTCTCATATATGTCTTAAGTTCAAAACTGAATCATTGCAACAAAAAGAGACCATGAATGTTCTGCCAAAAGCTATAAGATCAAGCATTGCACATTACCTGTTTTTACCAGTAGTTCAAAATGTCAGTCTGTTCCGAGGCGTTTCCAGGGACCTGCTTTTCCAACTG GTTCCTGAAATGGAAGCTGAATACTACCCTCCCAAGGAAGATGTGATTTTACAGAATGAGTCTCAAACAGATTTTTACATAGTAGTCTCAGGAGCATTG GATCTTCTAGTAGATATCGATGGACGTGAACAA ATCATTGGGAAGGCTGTTGCTGGAGAATCATTTGGAGAAATAGGTGTTTTACTTGGAAGGCCACAACCATATGCTGTTAGAACAACtgaaatttctcaaattttatgtCTGAGTAGGAAAACATTTCTGAACATTCTTCGCGACAATCAAGAAGATGAACGGATTATAATGAGAAATCTTGTTCAG AACCTGCAAGGATTTGGAGGCTTTGATAACATGGACGAGGAAAGTGATCCAAGTTCTCATGTTTCTAAGCAAGATACGCCAACCAACCCTAGCGACCTGATTAGTATAAATATCCAAACTTTAGAAGCTAGAACCAAGAGACAAGTTGAAAATGAAGGTGAAAGTTGCGGACATAAACGCCAGACAGTTCTTGATCATTCTGTAGTTCCCAAGGGGCATATTGAAATGGCTCCGAGTCTACCAGAAAGAAGGTGGGAAGAAGATCAACTTGACACAGGACGTGTAGGAAACAAAAGTATCCATGAGGTCCCCTTCTGTTCTAATTCAGGTAATAGAAGTCAAACTGGTGCAAAGGGGGGAAAATCTATCAAGAAGAGAGTTACTATTCACATGAGAAACAACATCAACTCATTGCAAGAGCAGAATGGGAAGCTAATAATATTACCCGATACACTAGAAGAGCTATTCAGAATGGCAG GTCAAAGATTTGGGGAGTACAATCTGAAGAAAGTTGTAAATGCAGAAGATGTAGAAATAGATGAGATAGATGTCATTAGAGATGGAGATCACTTGTTCTTTCTTTCAACTGATTGCTCATGTGTAGAAACTAGTACAATGTGA
- the LOC101266742 gene encoding proteasome subunit alpha type-5, whose product MFLTRTEYDRGVNTFSPEGRLFQVEYAIEAIKLGSTAIGIKTKEGVVLAVEKRITSPLLEPSSVEKIMEIDEHIGCAMSGLIADARTLVEHARVETQNHRFSYGEPMTVESTTQALCDLALRFGEGDEESMSRPFGVSLLIAGHDENGPSLYYTDPSGTFWQCNAKAIGSGSEGADSSLQEQFNKDLTLKEAETIALSILKQVMEEKVTPNNVDIARVSPTYHLYSPSEVEDVISRL is encoded by the exons ATGTTTCTCACTAG AACCGAGTATGATAGAGGTGTCAACACTTTCTCGCCCGAAGGAAGGTTGTTTCAAGTTGAATATGCTATTGAAGCCATTAAG TTGGGTTCAACGGCAATTGGGATAAAGACCAAGGAAGGAGTTGTTCTTGCTGTTGAGAAGCGAATTACCTCTCCACTTCTG GAGCCAAGCAGTGTGGAGAAAATTATGGAAATTGATGAGCATATTGGATGTGCAATGAGTGGACTGATAGCTGATGCAAGGACTCTGGTTGAACATGCACGAGTTGAAACTCAG AATCACAGATTCTCTTACGGCGAGCCCATGACTGTTGAGTCCACAACACAAGCTCTGTGTGATTTGGCCCTGCGATTTGGTGAGGGTGATGAAGAGTCTATG TCCAGACCTTTTGGAGTATCACTTCTCATTGCTGGTCATGATGAGAATGGTCCTAGCTT ATACTATACTGATCCTTCTGGCACTTTCTGGCAATGCAATGCAAAAGCCATTGGTTCAGGTTCAGAAGGTGCTGACAGCTCTCTTCAGGAGCAATTCAACAAG GACCTTACCCTCAAGGAGGCTGAAACCATAGCGCTGTCAATTCTGAAGCAAGTGATGGAAGAAAAG GTGACTCCCAATAATGTTGATATTGCgagggtatcaccaacttatcACCTCTACTCCCCTTCTGAGGTGGAAGATGTTATCAGCCGCCTATAA